CCATGCCGAAAACTATATGGGCGCCGGCGGCCCGCCGCACGACGCGCTGACCAAGATTCGTCGCGACTATCCTGTTTCACTGCACGGGGTGTGCATGTCGATCGGCGGACCGCAGCTGCTCGACAAAGTGCACCTCGGTCGTTTCAAGGCGCTCGTCGAGCGCTATGAGCCGGCGCTCGTTTCCGAGCATCTAGCTTGGTCGACCCACGACAGCACCTACTACAACGACCTGCTTCCCCTGCCCTACACACCGGCAACGGTTTCACGCGTGGCGGATCACATCGACGAAGTGCAAGGGGCGATCGGCCGCCCGATCCTGCTCGAGAACCCCTCGAGCTACGTCCTTTTCCCGGAATCAACGATGAGCGAGACGGATTTCATCCGCGCGCTGGTGCGGCGTACCGGCTGCGGCCTGCTACTCGACGTCAACAACGTTTTCGTTTCGGCCACCAATCACCGCTATTCAGCCCTTTCCTACCTCGCGGATTTCCCGCTCGAACATGTCGGCGAAATCCACCTGGCCGGCCACGCCGAGCAAGAGGACGACGAGGGCGATCTGCTGCTCATTGACAGCCATGACGGCCCGGTCGCCGACGCGGTCTGGAAGCTCTTCGATATTATCATCGGCAGTTGCGGGCCGCTCCCGACGCTCATCGAATGGGACAGCAGTATTCCCGACTGGCCAGTACTCAAGGCGGAGGCCGACGCCGCCCAGGCGATCCTCGACCGCCATGCCAGCCAAATGCTCGAAAAAGCCCATGCCGCAGGATGAGCTCCAGTCGGGCTATCTCGGCCGCAGGTTTGAGTATGCCGCGGCATTCACCGCCGGCCTGCTCGATCCTGACCGTGCTCCGCCCGACGCCGTTTCGGGGCCGAACGGGAAGGTTGCGGTCAAGCGATATGCCGTCTATCGCAACAACGTCACGGTCAGCCTGATCGATGCGCTGGCCGCCAACTTTCCAGCGACGCTGCGCATCACTGGCCCGGACTTCTTTCGCGCTATGGCTCGCTTCCATATCCGCGAGACTCCGCCTACCTCGCCACTTCTATTCGAATACGGCCGCGACTTTCCCGATTTCATCGGGCGCTACGAATACGCACAGCCGATGCCGTGGCTCGCCGACGTCGCACGGATCGAGCGGGCCTGGCTCGACGCCTATCATGCTACCGACGCGGAGCCGTTGGCTTCCGCAACACTGGCATCGATCCCGCCCGAACGATTGGCCGATACCGTCTTTGAGCCGCACCCGGCAACGCGAATCGTGCGCTCCCGTTTCCCGGCAGTCACCATCATCGCAGCAAACCGGAGAGACGCTCCCGTCGGGCGGATCGAGGCGGTCGATCCTGAAGATGCGTTGGTCACGCGGCCCGGCCTCGAGGTCTTTGTTCGCCACCTGCCGCCCGGTGGCGCAGTGTTTATCGCGCATCTGATCTCGGGTGAGGCGCTCGGCGCGGCGGCGGCGGCAGCATTTGCGGAAAGTCTCGAATTCGACCTCTCCGCGAGCATTGCCGGCGCGCTGCAGGCAGGTGCCTTCACAGCTGCACACCAGGGAGAGTGATCATGACGAACCAAGGGCGGAACGCTGCCGCCGACGCCGGACGGCGAGGTGTCACCGCCCTCATCGGGAGGGTGAACGCCACCTTGCGCACGATTGCCACGCCGTCGCTGACGCAGCTTGTGCTGCGCTGCGCACTCGCCGTTCCATTCTGGCGGTCAGGCATCAACAAATGGGACGGTTTCCTGCAGCTGAACGATGTCGCGGTGCTGCTTTTCAGTTCGGAGTTCAAGCTGCATCTGCCGGGCGGGCCTTACGATTTTCCGGCACCTGGGCTCGTGGCGTTTGCGTCGGGGTCGGCGGAAATCCTGTTGCCGATTCTCCTTGTTCTCGGCCTTGCGACACGGCTGGCGGCATTCGGGCTGCTCGCGATGACGCTGGTCATAGAACTCACCGTGCCGGACGGCTGGCCACTGCACATCACCTGGGCGGCGATGGCCCTTGGCATCATGGCGTGGGGACCCGGCCGGATTTCGCTCGATCATTTGCTTGGTCTGCAAAAAAGATAGGCGATGAGCCATCGCAAGATCCGCGAGCTTGAGCTCTGCCGGAGGCTGAGCTTGGTTCTCATGCACGGTTCGTTCAGGCAGACGCCAACCCTTCACGAAGCCA
The nucleotide sequence above comes from Mesorhizobium sp. 131-2-1. Encoded proteins:
- a CDS encoding HvfC/BufC N-terminal domain-containing protein, which translates into the protein MPQDELQSGYLGRRFEYAAAFTAGLLDPDRAPPDAVSGPNGKVAVKRYAVYRNNVTVSLIDALAANFPATLRITGPDFFRAMARFHIRETPPTSPLLFEYGRDFPDFIGRYEYAQPMPWLADVARIERAWLDAYHATDAEPLASATLASIPPERLADTVFEPHPATRIVRSRFPAVTIIAANRRDAPVGRIEAVDPEDALVTRPGLEVFVRHLPPGGAVFIAHLISGEALGAAAAAAFAESLEFDLSASIAGALQAGAFTAAHQGE
- a CDS encoding DoxX family protein, encoding MTNQGRNAAADAGRRGVTALIGRVNATLRTIATPSLTQLVLRCALAVPFWRSGINKWDGFLQLNDVAVLLFSSEFKLHLPGGPYDFPAPGLVAFASGSAEILLPILLVLGLATRLAAFGLLAMTLVIELTVPDGWPLHITWAAMALGIMAWGPGRISLDHLLGLQKR